The region TCCCTGCTGGGCCTAAACCAACAATTACAACATCAAAAATCTCTTTAGCAGTCACACTTCCTCCTCAAAATATGCCTTTACTAAAGATATTATCAATGAAAACAAACTTAAACAATTGTAATAAAATAAAATTATTATTGTCTGTTTTAATTTTAAAATATATAATATTGTTAATTTTTTATTTTTAATTTAATCCGTTGAAGTTAAAAAATAGACATAATTATAACCATTCCGACATTTTATTTTACTTACTTGCCTTTTATACATCTTTCATTTATAAAAATATTTAGATCCTATCCAGAAAAAATAGGAGATTTAGTTATGCTAAAAGTAGCAGATTTAATGAGTAAAGACGTTTTTACCTTAAAATTTAGTGATACAATTGCCCATGCCAAATCTCTTATGAATCTTGCTCGTATTAGACACATTCCCATAGTAGATGGTAAAAATAACTTTGTCGGCCTTATAACCCACCGGGATATTTTAGCTGCTACTATATCTAAGCTTGCTGAAATAGATGAAAAAACTCAAGCAGAATTAGACGCTAGCATTCCTATCTGTGAAATAATGAGAAAAGACATTACCACTGTGCCACCAGATATGCCTCTTAAAGAGGCTGCTCAAATTCTTGTAAATCATAAGTATGGTTGTCTCCCTGTATTAAAAGACAACAAACTAGTAGGTATTCTTACTGAAGCAGATTTTCTAAATCTTACCATTAGTTTATTATCAGCCCTTGAACAGGAGATCTCTCTTGGAAGCACTTCCCCTAGGCACACTCGTTAATGTTGTTACTGTCACAATTGGCAGTTTAATAGGCTTGACATTTAAACGACACATCCCCCCACGAATACATAAAACAGTATTTCAAGCTATTGGACTTTGCACTCTACTTATTGGCATGCAAATGGCTCTAAGAGTAGAAAATTTACTTTTATTGATATTTTCCCTTTTAGGTGGTGCTATTATAGGAGAAGGTTTTGATTTAGAAAAAAAATTCATCTTTCTGTGTGAAAAGCTCAAACAAAAATGTAATTCTTCCTCACCAACATTTACTCAGGGTCTTTTAACATCTTTTTTAATTTTTTGTATAGGCTCTTTAACTATTTTAGGAGCTTTAGAAGAAGGAATTTCTCACAACCCTACTTTACTTTTTACCAAAGCTACCCTTGATGGGTTTACTGCTATAGCCCTGAGTGCATCTTATGGCATTGGAGTCCTTTTTTCCATTATTCCCCTTTTTATTTATCAAACAAGCCTAACCCTTCTTGCCAAGGCAATCCAACCTTTTTTTACTCCTATTTTAATAAATCAGCTCACTGCAGTGGGCGGAATCCTTATTTTAGGATTAGGACTTAGCCTTTTAAAAATAAAAGAGATACGTATTACTAATCTCTTACCAAGTTTAATTTTTGTTTTAATATTTAAAGGTTTTCTTTAATCTTTGGGAAAAAGTTAGCTTCTTTTTGGGCAAATTCATACACACTGTTTCGCCAATTTTCATATTTTTCCAAAATTTGTAAGCCTATTTCTGTAAGGGTAAAACTTTTAGAGCCTTCAGTCTTTGCCAATAACTTCTGATTTAATACTTCTTCACTTGCTTTTATTTTTCCCCATGCGGCACGATAAGACATACCTAGTTCCTTAGCAGCCTTATTCAAAGACCCACATTCCTTTACTTTTTGAAGTAAAAGTGCTCTACCAGGACCAAAAATTATTCGTCCCTGTTCATCTTCAAACCATAATCGCATTTTAAATCTTACATCCTTCATTTTCTCCACCCAAAGCTTAAAAGTTTCTATTTTTAATGTTAATATGTAAATAATTTGTTAAAGCGTTATTTATTCTTTAATTCTCCCTAAATTTAAAGTTGCTTTCCCGAAAATTACACTTTATGTTTATTTTAACTCAAAAATAGAGGAAAAACAACTATTACTTTTTAATTCAAAGGGGATAAAAATGAAAGCCTTGTTATTAGTAGATATCCAAAATGATTTTTGCCCAAATGGAGCTTTGCCTGTCCCCAAAGGAGACGAAGTAGTACCTGTAGCTAACGCCCTCATGAATAAATTTAATTTGGTTGTTGCTACTCAAGACTGGCATCCCAAAGGCCATATTAGCTTTGCCTCTACGCATAACAAAAAACCAGGGGACATCATTTATATTAATGGGATTATGCAAATCCTATGGCCAGATCATTGTATCCAAAATAGTAAAGGAGCGGATTTTCACCCTCATTTGAATCGCCAAAAAATAACAAAAGTCATTTACAAAGGGACAGATCCTTTAATAGACAGTTATAGCGGATTTTTTGACAATGCTAAACAAAAACAGACAGAGTTAGATGATTTTTTAAAGAAACATAATATAAAAAAAATATTTTTAGTTGGCCTAGCTACTGATTATTGTGTAAAATTTACTGCCCTTGATGGAGTAGAGCTTGGTTATGAAACATATGTTATTATTGATGGATGTAGGGCAGTAAATATTAATCCACAAGATGAAGAAAAGGCCATTCAAGAAATGAAAGCGAGTGGAGTTAAAATAATAACTAGGGAGCAAATTTAAAAAAATAATGGAAGTTTTTTAAAAATACAAACTTTAGGATAGGTATATGAGTATTTTAAAATCATGGAGTCAAAAATTTCTTTTTACAGATTTCTATCAGTTAACCATGTCCCAAGTTTATTTTGACTATAATATACATGAAATAGAGGTCCAATTTGATTATTTTTTTCGATCTTATCCTAACTACGGCTCCCATCAAGCAGGTTTCTGTATTTTTGCGGGCTTAGAAACTTTTTTTGAATGGCTTTCTCAGGCAAAACCCAAAAAACAAGAAATTGAATTTCTCAAAAGTTTAAAAAACAATTCTCTCAAACCTCTTTTTAAAAAAAATTTCTTAACCTGGCTTAAGGATATAGACTTTTCTACTCTAAACATAGAGGCAATTCCAGAAGGCAGAGTAGTACACCCTCATGTGCCAGTAGTGAGCATAAAAGGGCCTTTTGCCCTAGCCCAAATAATTGAAACACCTCTTTTAAACATCTTAAATTATCAAACTCTTATAGCTACTAAGGCTGCTAGAATCAAAGAAGCAGCTAAAGGCCAAATTGTAATAGATTTTGGTTTAAGGCGTGCCCAAGGATTTGGAGGAAATGCAGGCACTAGAGGAGCTATTATTGGTGGAGTAGATTTTTCCTCTAACACTGGTACTTGTTTTTGTTTAGGACTTACACCTAAAGGGACTCATGCTCATAGTTTAGTTCAAGCATTTATAGCCCTTGGCTATTCAGAAGAAGAAGCTTTTTGGGCGTTTGCAAAAACCTTTCCAGACAACTGCATTTTGCTTATTGATACTATAAATACCTTGGAAAGTGGTCTACCTAATGCCATTAAAACCTTTAAAAAATTAAAAACTCTAGGAAAAAATCCCATAGGAATACGCATTGATTCAGGAGACTTGGCCTATTTAGCTGTACAATGTTATAAGGAACTAAAAAAAGCAGGATTTGAAAATTGTGTCATTGTACTTTCTAATCAACTAGACGAATTAGTCATTCACCAAATCTTAACTCAAATAGAACAAGAAGCTCAAGAATATAATTTAAATCCTAAAGAAATAATTTCCAAACTTGTATTCGGGGTAGGAACAAGATTAATTACTTCAGCTGGAAGTTGTAGTTTAGATGGGGTTTACAAACTTACAGGAGTAAAAACTAAAAATTCTTGGAAACCTGCTCTTAAAATCTCAGATTCTCCTGCCAAAACTTTAATTCCAGGAGATAAAAAAACCTATCGACTTATAGACACAAGAGGTAAAGCAATGGCAGACTTAATCTGCCTAAAAAAAGAACATCCTTTTGATAAAGAAAAATTTACTATTTTTCATCCACAAGATAGCAAAATATTCCGGACCTTGTATAAAAAAGAAATCCTGAAGGCAGATTTACTTCAAAAACCAATTCAACAAAATGGAAAAATAGTCTATGAATTCCCATCATTAATAGAAATTAAAAAACAACGTGAACAAGATTTAAAAGAACTTGACCAAGGAGTAAGAAGACTTATAAATCCACACATTTACCACGTATCCTTAAGTGAAAAACTATGCCATTTAAGAGAAAAACTAATTAAAAACTACCGAAACAAAACCTTGACAGTTAAACATAGCTTGGATTAAAGAAGTACGTCTCAAGTATGTGAGCGGGAGTAACTCAGTGGTAGAGTGCAACCTTGCCAAGGTTGAAGTCGCGGGTTCAAATCCCGTCTCCCGCTCCAAACAAGGCGGCATAGCCAAGCGGTAAGGCAGCGGTCTGCAAAACCGCCA is a window of Desulfonauticus submarinus DNA encoding:
- a CDS encoding CBS domain-containing protein, with translation MLKVADLMSKDVFTLKFSDTIAHAKSLMNLARIRHIPIVDGKNNFVGLITHRDILAATISKLAEIDEKTQAELDASIPICEIMRKDITTVPPDMPLKEAAQILVNHKYGCLPVLKDNKLVGILTEADFLNLTISLLSALEQEISLGSTSPRHTR
- a CDS encoding DUF554 domain-containing protein, with amino-acid sequence MEALPLGTLVNVVTVTIGSLIGLTFKRHIPPRIHKTVFQAIGLCTLLIGMQMALRVENLLLLIFSLLGGAIIGEGFDLEKKFIFLCEKLKQKCNSSSPTFTQGLLTSFLIFCIGSLTILGALEEGISHNPTLLFTKATLDGFTAIALSASYGIGVLFSIIPLFIYQTSLTLLAKAIQPFFTPILINQLTAVGGILILGLGLSLLKIKEIRITNLLPSLIFVLIFKGFL
- a CDS encoding winged helix-turn-helix domain-containing protein, coding for MKDVRFKMRLWFEDEQGRIIFGPGRALLLQKVKECGSLNKAAKELGMSYRAAWGKIKASEEVLNQKLLAKTEGSKSFTLTEIGLQILEKYENWRNSVYEFAQKEANFFPKIKENL
- the pncA gene encoding bifunctional nicotinamidase/pyrazinamidase produces the protein MKALLLVDIQNDFCPNGALPVPKGDEVVPVANALMNKFNLVVATQDWHPKGHISFASTHNKKPGDIIYINGIMQILWPDHCIQNSKGADFHPHLNRQKITKVIYKGTDPLIDSYSGFFDNAKQKQTELDDFLKKHNIKKIFLVGLATDYCVKFTALDGVELGYETYVIIDGCRAVNINPQDEEKAIQEMKASGVKIITREQI
- a CDS encoding nicotinate phosphoribosyltransferase, yielding MSILKSWSQKFLFTDFYQLTMSQVYFDYNIHEIEVQFDYFFRSYPNYGSHQAGFCIFAGLETFFEWLSQAKPKKQEIEFLKSLKNNSLKPLFKKNFLTWLKDIDFSTLNIEAIPEGRVVHPHVPVVSIKGPFALAQIIETPLLNILNYQTLIATKAARIKEAAKGQIVIDFGLRRAQGFGGNAGTRGAIIGGVDFSSNTGTCFCLGLTPKGTHAHSLVQAFIALGYSEEEAFWAFAKTFPDNCILLIDTINTLESGLPNAIKTFKKLKTLGKNPIGIRIDSGDLAYLAVQCYKELKKAGFENCVIVLSNQLDELVIHQILTQIEQEAQEYNLNPKEIISKLVFGVGTRLITSAGSCSLDGVYKLTGVKTKNSWKPALKISDSPAKTLIPGDKKTYRLIDTRGKAMADLICLKKEHPFDKEKFTIFHPQDSKIFRTLYKKEILKADLLQKPIQQNGKIVYEFPSLIEIKKQREQDLKELDQGVRRLINPHIYHVSLSEKLCHLREKLIKNYRNKTLTVKHSLD